A stretch of DNA from bacterium:
CCGCCCTGTTCGAGGCCCTGGAGATTGCCCAGGCCTGCGGCGGGGACAGCCTGAGCGACGGCATCCGGGTGCTGTGCGAGCGCGGCCGTATGCGCGCGGTGGAGGTGACCGGCTGCCTGTGGCAGGATGTGGACAACCCGGAGGACCTGGCCGAGGCGGGCCGCCGTCTCTGGGCCAGGGTGGCCAAGCCGCGCGACGGTGTGGTGAGCCGCCTGGTCAACCGCAAGATAAGCGGCTGGATCACACGGCAGATCTGTGCTCTGCCGGTCACACCCAACCACGTAACCCTGTTCAACTGCGCTGTGGCCGGGGCCGCGGCCTGGCTCATGGCCACGGGGAACCTTCTGGCCGGGGGCGTGCTGGCCCAGGCTTTCTCGGTGCTGGACGGGGTGGACGGCGAGCTGAGCCGCCTGAAAAACATGGGTAGCTGGTTCGGCGGCTGGCTGGACAACATCGCCGACCGGCTCTGCGACTGGTCCCTGATCGCCGGGGCGGCCCTGGCGGTCCAGCACGCGGGAGGCAGCCCCAGCCAGGCCATGCTGCTGGCTTTCATCGCCCTGGTCTCGAATGTCTGCTACTGGACCGCGATGGACTCGCTGCTGGTCTCGGGCGCACTGCGCAAGCCCGTTCCCCCGGCCGGAATCCTGGGCCGGGTCGAGAGATGGTTCTACGGGCGTAATATGGTATTCGGCCTGACCCATGATGTCTACCTGTTAGTCCTGGCCCTGGGTGTGGCGCTGGGTTTCCCGCGCCAGACCCTCAGCCTTCTGATAGTGACTGAAACCCTCTGGTGGTCGCTCCGGCTCTTCCGGGTGCTGCGCGCCGCAGTTTCGGAGCCGTACGATGTGTACCTTGTCCGCGAAAGCGCCTGAGCCGCCTGAGCCGGTGGCCCTTCCCCCCGAGCTGGCCGCGCTCCTGCGGCGTCTGGAGGCCCGCGGGGCCTCGCGCCGCGAGCGCCCGGGCCTGCGCCTGTTGG
This window harbors:
- a CDS encoding NTP transferase domain-containing protein translates to MKALIIAAGRGSRFDGAGQKSHKTLIPVCGVPLIQRIVSACGTIEEFVVVTGYRAPELEASLTHLLAGRARVRFVRNDQWTRANGVSALAAREALAGEKSFLLCMSDHLFEPKLAETLLTAGAPPDGCALAVDRDIAGVRDLEDATLVHLDGEGRINGIGKLLEEFDAVDTGVFLCTPALFEALEIAQACGGDSLSDGIRVLCERGRMRAVEVTGCLWQDVDNPEDLAEAGRRLWARVAKPRDGVVSRLVNRKISGWITRQICALPVTPNHVTLFNCAVAGAAAWLMATGNLLAGGVLAQAFSVLDGVDGELSRLKNMGSWFGGWLDNIADRLCDWSLIAGAALAVQHAGGSPSQAMLLAFIALVSNVCYWTAMDSLLVSGALRKPVPPAGILGRVERWFYGRNMVFGLTHDVYLLVLALGVALGFPRQTLSLLIVTETLWWSLRLFRVLRAAVSEPYDVYLVRESA